In a single window of the Bacteroidota bacterium genome:
- a CDS encoding Hpt domain-containing protein, with product MQLNQAMFIDKFCSEAIQVKEKLEASLANLQENPANNDEIMVIKRSSHSLKGLSLMLKFTAVGQLMSAMEQASEKYATAGRGADPDYLYRVMEVVAALDESIETIKAGNGNSLNWDSLTAKVKQL from the coding sequence ATGCAGCTTAATCAGGCCATGTTTATCGATAAATTTTGTTCGGAAGCCATACAGGTCAAGGAAAAACTGGAAGCTTCGCTGGCAAACCTTCAGGAAAATCCGGCGAATAACGACGAGATCATGGTGATAAAACGGTCGAGTCATTCACTGAAGGGGCTCAGCCTGATGTTAAAATTCACTGCTGTGGGGCAGCTGATGTCTGCCATGGAACAGGCCAGTGAAAAGTATGCGACTGCCGGACGGGGAGCCGACCCAGATTACCTTTACCGGGTAATGGAAGTGGTGGCTGCGCTGGACGAGTCGATAGAAACCATTAAAGCAGGCAACGGAAATTCGCTGAATTGGGATTCTCTGACAGCCAAGGTCAAACAATTGTAA
- a CDS encoding methyl-accepting chemotaxis protein: MAETSIRTRTFLFFLSAGLLVMIVFSVISFRVADHLLRTTTVKSYSEQLLAMRMLLTSQIDNYVLQVESYATYNPDLELLLSRRTTAEYLQRETDPVWNRVLPAMKRNKSQSGNTIRVVYAGSENHGQLYSNLNQSTAGKGYDCRQRPWYIATRQSLKTTIASYGDFNREKAAVTIATPVISSANGEYLGAYGADISVQQILKTLRYTGQDHLLTLQVADESGRILSVEDTLFSGATLKDTVWPDGLTDSMFTVWTSGLNPDSVSVTDLAGRYLLGIRLAQPGWYLIGTLDQAEIRSGLTRIVYMLILFNLVALAGLVVLLWIFSGKIIRPIKAMTQMMSQVASGGGFKFTGSSLPDREMQELQSAILSVSKAQAAVIERIKDAGIQLSMVSDRINGMMGTFRESTVHLSSSVAQTTSSMEEMAATGDQISQSAGEVNRLATRTSVSARNGEDSFNELVRQMEGIRRQNEQRSQDIIALSKKASRITEIISIISGINEQTKIIAFNAALEASNAGETGKRFEVVAGEIRRLADTVQESTDEVKAMIREMQESVQNLIKNSEEAGKTIYQGVGMVRDLSVTMRDFAGSAEETSQSAGQIQQSTTQQKVAGEEIVSTLHLITRTMDQLAAMSGELSATADELNDLSVKLVEMAIINA, from the coding sequence ATGGCTGAAACCAGCATTCGAACGCGGACCTTTTTATTTTTCCTTTCCGCAGGTCTGCTGGTCATGATCGTTTTTTCGGTTATTTCCTTTCGTGTAGCTGATCATTTACTCAGAACCACTACTGTGAAAAGTTATTCTGAGCAATTGCTTGCCATGCGGATGCTGCTGACATCGCAGATTGATAATTATGTTCTACAGGTAGAGAGCTACGCCACTTACAATCCCGATCTTGAACTGCTTCTGTCCAGACGCACAACAGCGGAGTACCTGCAGCGTGAAACCGATCCGGTCTGGAACCGGGTCTTACCTGCCATGAAGCGGAACAAATCTCAATCCGGAAATACCATCCGGGTGGTGTATGCCGGTTCGGAAAATCACGGTCAGCTTTACAGTAATCTGAATCAGTCCACGGCCGGAAAAGGGTATGATTGCCGCCAACGCCCCTGGTACATCGCCACCCGTCAGTCGCTGAAAACAACCATTGCATCCTACGGTGATTTCAACCGGGAAAAGGCAGCGGTAACCATTGCCACTCCTGTGATCTCATCTGCAAATGGAGAGTATCTTGGTGCCTATGGTGCAGACATCAGCGTTCAGCAGATATTAAAAACGCTTCGTTACACGGGACAGGATCATTTACTTACGTTACAGGTAGCCGATGAATCGGGGCGAATCCTTTCGGTTGAAGACACGTTGTTTTCGGGTGCGACCCTGAAGGACACAGTCTGGCCGGATGGTTTGACCGATTCAATGTTTACAGTCTGGACATCGGGATTGAATCCCGACTCTGTTTCGGTGACTGATCTGGCAGGCCGATACCTGCTTGGAATACGGCTGGCCCAACCCGGTTGGTACCTGATTGGTACACTGGATCAGGCCGAAATCCGGTCCGGTCTTACCCGGATTGTCTACATGCTGATCCTTTTCAACCTTGTGGCCCTGGCCGGTCTTGTGGTTCTTTTATGGATTTTTTCAGGAAAGATCATCCGGCCAATCAAGGCCATGACACAAATGATGAGTCAGGTGGCGTCGGGTGGAGGGTTTAAATTTACCGGGTCATCACTTCCCGATCGGGAAATGCAGGAATTACAATCGGCGATTTTATCGGTTTCGAAAGCACAGGCGGCTGTGATTGAACGAATCAAGGATGCAGGAATCCAGCTTTCGATGGTGAGTGACCGGATCAATGGTATGATGGGAACGTTCAGAGAGTCGACCGTCCACCTGTCATCATCGGTGGCCCAGACCACCTCCTCCATGGAAGAAATGGCCGCGACGGGAGATCAGATCAGTCAGAGTGCGGGTGAGGTGAACCGGCTGGCCACCCGTACCTCGGTCAGTGCCCGGAACGGAGAGGATAGTTTTAATGAACTGGTCAGGCAGATGGAGGGAATCCGTCGGCAGAATGAACAGCGAAGTCAGGATATTATTGCTTTAAGCAAAAAGGCATCCCGCATCACTGAAATCATCTCCATTATCAGTGGAATTAATGAACAGACCAAGATTATTGCCTTTAATGCTGCGCTCGAGGCTTCGAATGCGGGTGAGACCGGCAAACGATTCGAGGTCGTGGCTGGTGAGATCAGAAGACTGGCAGATACGGTTCAGGAATCGACCGATGAAGTGAAGGCCATGATCAGAGAGATGCAGGAATCGGTTCAGAACCTGATTAAAAACTCTGAAGAGGCAGGAAAGACGATTTATCAGGGAGTGGGAATGGTGAGGGATTTGTCGGTGACCATGCGGGATTTCGCCGGATCTGCAGAGGAAACCAGCCAATCTGCCGGACAGATTCAGCAGTCGACCACTCAGCAAAAAGTGGCTGGCGAGGAAATTGTTTCCACCCTTCATCTGATCACCCGGACGATGGATCAGCTGGCTGCCATGAGTGGTGAACTTTCAGCCACCGCAGATGAACTGAATGATTTATCGGTCAAGCTCGTAGAAATGGCCATTATCAATGCCTGA
- the cheB gene encoding chemotaxis-specific protein-glutamate methyltransferase CheB, whose protein sequence is MTDKKTSVLIVDDSATVRDIFRAIFESDPSVEVVGEAANGEEAIRLVEKLKPSIITMDVFMPVMNGPEAIQQVMATRATPILVVTTAKESTIAFQCLSKGALEVIEKPDFKYIQDESKRNSLISKLKTLSRVPVVTHLAGKNRATRADVKPADSGRRIVAICSSTGGPKALSVLFGQFPSDFPYPVVVTQHMYEGFVAGLVEWLQTTTPLKVKIAEQGESLQPGTIYIAPTGKHLEISMAETVRLTDDPLIEGHRPSGEKLFASVAKAFGARAIGIILTGMGGDGSTSLGQIKKAGGLTIAQDEKTCVVFGMPREAIQKGSATEVLPLPEIAPFVLRFLNRKERVA, encoded by the coding sequence ATGACAGACAAAAAAACCAGTGTTCTGATTGTGGATGATTCTGCAACCGTCCGCGATATTTTCCGAGCTATTTTTGAATCGGATCCGTCTGTTGAGGTGGTCGGGGAGGCGGCGAACGGTGAGGAGGCGATCCGGTTGGTTGAAAAACTGAAGCCATCCATCATCACCATGGATGTCTTTATGCCGGTCATGAATGGACCAGAGGCCATTCAGCAGGTAATGGCCACCCGGGCGACGCCGATTCTGGTGGTGACGACCGCAAAGGAATCTACCATTGCCTTTCAATGTCTGAGCAAAGGGGCACTCGAGGTCATTGAAAAACCCGATTTCAAATATATACAGGATGAAAGTAAACGAAACAGTCTGATTTCGAAGCTGAAGACACTTTCCAGGGTTCCGGTGGTCACCCATCTGGCCGGTAAAAACCGGGCAACCCGTGCTGATGTTAAACCTGCTGATAGCGGAAGGCGGATTGTAGCCATCTGTTCAAGCACCGGGGGCCCCAAAGCATTGTCTGTGTTATTTGGTCAGTTTCCATCCGATTTTCCGTATCCGGTTGTGGTGACCCAGCACATGTATGAAGGTTTCGTGGCCGGGTTGGTGGAATGGCTGCAGACAACCACTCCACTAAAAGTCAAAATTGCAGAGCAGGGTGAGTCCCTGCAGCCCGGGACGATCTACATTGCTCCCACAGGAAAACATCTTGAGATATCCATGGCAGAAACAGTCCGGCTGACCGACGATCCGCTGATTGAGGGACACCGGCCGTCGGGTGAAAAATTATTTGCCTCGGTTGCCAAAGCCTTTGGTGCCCGGGCCATCGGAATTATCCTTACCGGGATGGGGGGAGATGGTTCCACTTCACTTGGTCAGATAAAAAAGGCAGGCGGATTGACCATTGCACAGGATGAAAAAACCTGTGTGGTTTTTGGAATGCCGAGGGAAGCCATTCAAAAAGGGTCGGCCACGGAAGTTCTTCCCCTACCGGAAATTGCTCCGTTTGTTCTCCGGTTCCTGAACCGGAAAGAAAGGGTGGCCTGA